GCAGTATCACGGCACCACCATCCTCTCGGTGCGGCGCGGGCCGGTCGTCGCCTTGGGCGGCGACGGCCAGGTAACCCTTGGCAACGTCGTCGTCAAGGCTAGCGCCAAGAAAGTGCGCCGGCTTTACAACGAGCGCATCCTCGCCGGTTTCGCCGGCGGCACGGCGGATGCTTTCACGCTGTTCGAGCGCTTCGAAGCGAAGCTCGAAAAGCATCAGGGCAATCTGCTGCGCTCTGCGGTGGAGCTGGCGAAGGACTGGCGCACCGACCGGATGCTCAGGCGCCTCGAAGCGATGCTGGCGGTCGCCGACCGCGACAATTCCTTGATCATCACCGGCAACGGCGATGTGCTGGAGCCGGAGCTGGGCATCGTCGCGATCGGCAGCGGCGGGCCTTACGCGCAGGCCGCCGCGCGGGCGCTCTTCGAAAACACCGATCTCGCGCCGGCCGAGATCGTCAAGAAGGCGCTGACGATCGCCGCCGATTTGTGCATCTATACCAACCAGAATCATCTGATCGAAACCTTGGAGTGACGGGGTACGAGTTCCGATGGCGATGACCACGATCACGGCCAGCGAGCTATTGACCGATCGACCGGTCGAATGGGACGTCTTCGACCCGGATGGCACGTTATTGCTGGCCAAGGGATCGATTCTCGATGCCGAGGCCAAGAAAACCCTGCTCAAGCGCGGTGCGGTACGGGCAGTGGATGCCGAAATCGGCAAGTTATTGGAGACGATCGAAAAACCATCGCCGGCAAGCTCGGCAGCGCCGCAGAAGAGTGTGCGCATGTTGCTCAGCGAAACGGCGATCCAGCCAGGGGATACGATCTACCTCGACCGCAATCTCGACGGCTCACGCATCACGGCCAGCCTGATCGGCTATCTCAAAGGCCGGTCGGTCATCATCACCGTGCCTGCCGACGAGCGCGGTGCCATTTTTCTGAAGGAAGGTGAATCGGTCTTTGCCAAGGTGTTTTCCGGCAAGCATGTGGTAGCTTTTCCCTCCTCGGTTCTCGCCGTCGTCCTCAAACCTTTTCCGCATCTGCATCTCAACTACCCCGCCGAGGTGACCGGTATCGTGGTGCGGCGTTCGGAGCGGGTCGGCGTGCGCCTGATCGCCGCGATCGAAACCGCGAATGAAAAGGCAGCAGGCATCGTCATGGATCTGAGTACCGGCGGTCTTTCGTTCGCATCGCGCTTTGCGAGCCTCAAGCCTGGTATCGGAGTCCTGTGCAACTTCAAGCTGACGTTGTCGGACAGCGTTTATTTGATGAGCCTCAGGGCAGTGGTGCGCACGGTCTATCCCGGACAGCCGGATGTGCTGGATGGCGCGCCGCGCTATGGAGCCCAGTTCATGGAAATGTCGGCCGAGGATACATTGATCATCGGCTTGTTCGTCCGACAGCAGTTGGTGGCGGCCAGAGCCGCCGCGGCATGACCCGAAGGAAAACGAGATGACCCAGATGACCCCCGCCGAGATCGTCTCCGAACTCGACAAGCACATCGTCGGCCAGGATCGCGCCAAACGCGCGGTGGCGATCGCGCTCCGAAACCGCTGGCGTCGTTCCCAGGTGGCGGAACCCTTGCGCTCCGAGATCACGCCGAAGAACATCCTGATGATTGGGCCCACCGGCGTGGGCAAGACCGAGATCGCCCGGCGGCTGGCGCGGCTTGCCAATGCGCCGTTCATCAAGGTCGAGGCGACCAAGTTCACCGAAGTCGGCTATGTCGGCCGCGACGTCGATACCATCATCCGCGATCTTGCCGAAACGGCGGTCAAGGATGAGCGCGAACGGGCGATGAAGGCAGTGCGCGAGCGGGCGCTGGATGCCGCCGAAGACCGCATCCTCGACGTTTTGCTGCCTGCTGCGAGAGTCGGCGCTGAAATGACGGCACCGGTCGAGGCAAGCAGCACCCGCCAAAAGTTTCGCAAGAAACTGCGCGAGGGCGAGCTCGACGAGAAAGAAATCGAGATCGAGGTGGCCATGCCGATCGCCAGCATGGAAATCCTCGCCCCGCCTGGCATGGAGGACTTGACCCAGCAGCTGCAAGGGATGTTTCAAAGTCTTTCCGGTGGCAAGCGACGCACGCGCAAGATGAAGATCCGTGACGCGTTGAAGGCGCTGGCCGACGAGGAGGCCGCGCGGCTCATCAACGACGAGGAGGTGAAGTCGCGCGCGATCCGCAATGTCGAGCACAACGGCATCGTCTTTCTCGACGAGATGGACAAGATCGCCTCGCGTAGCGAAACCCACGGCGCGGATGTCTCGCGCCAGGGCGTGCAGCGGGATCTGCTGCCGCTCGTCGAAGGCACGACGGTGTCGACCAAGTACGGGATGATCAAGACCGACCACATCCTGTTCATCGCCAGCGGCGCCTTCCATTTCGCGAAGCCCTCCGACCTGATCCCCGAACTGCAGGGGCGCTTTCCGATCCGCGTCGAGCTGGATTCCCTTTCGGTGGAAGATTTCGAGCGGATTCTCACCCAGACCGATGCCTGTCTGACGCGCCAGTACGAGGCGCTCCTCGCCACCGAAGGTGTTGCGCTCGAATTCACCGCGGATGGCATCCGGCGCCTTGCCGAAATCGCCTTCGAAGTCAATGAACGCACCGAGAACATCGGCGCGCGCCGGCTCTACACGGTGATGGAAAAACTGCTCGAAGAAGTCTCGTTTGCCGCCACGACCGGCACGGTGACCATCGATGGCGGCTATGTCGAACAACGTCTTGCCGAGCTGGCCCGCCGCGAGGATTTGTCGCGATACGTGCTTTGAATTCTTCAATGATTGCCTGCCATGTGAGCTGAAATGGTCCGAATGGCTGATCTGATCCAGAAGTACCCGAAAATCGGCAGCGTTTTCGCCAAGGCCGAGCAAGGGTTTCCGGTCCATCTGCTCGAGCAGCACGAGCATCTGCTGCGCGAATTGGATGCCTCGTGGGGTACGGCTGACTGTGTCAGGCTACTCGAAGATCTGGTCTTCTCCGATCGTCCCGACCGGCATGGTTTCACCAGCGAAGTGATGATGGAACTCTTTGCACTGAAGAGCCATCATGACCGTTTGTATCCGCAATTCGTCGCCAATCAATTCGATCCGTTTGCGGCCATCAAGACGGACGAGGCTGATGAACTGTTTCTTAAACATGGTGGCTCTAGCATCGAGAAAACAACCCCGGCCCCAGCCAGGGTGCCTGCCGCACCCGCCGGTGTTGCGGCCTCTTCAGCAGCCGGCCCGTCGCCCCAGGCGAAAAGCCGACCGGTGCAGACCCCGGCACCGGTTGCTCAGGAGGCTGCGAAAATGCGACCGATTGGCAGCTGGCCGGAAATCGCTAGTCTCGAGGAGCTGCGTGAGTTGCAGAAACGACGCGCCGCCGGTGAGCGTCTGCCAGCGCGCGATCGGCGCAGGATCGTCGAAATCCTCAAGCAGTATGCCGACATCACCGACGCCGACCTAGCCAAAGCGATCCAGGCACAAAACGATGGCCGCAGCGGCAAGAAACGCGAGCCGATCGGCAAAGTGTTGCTGAACTTGGGCATGGTCGACG
This genomic interval from Sulfuricystis multivorans contains the following:
- the hslV gene encoding ATP-dependent protease subunit HslV is translated as MEQYHGTTILSVRRGPVVALGGDGQVTLGNVVVKASAKKVRRLYNERILAGFAGGTADAFTLFERFEAKLEKHQGNLLRSAVELAKDWRTDRMLRRLEAMLAVADRDNSLIITGNGDVLEPELGIVAIGSGGPYAQAAARALFENTDLAPAEIVKKALTIAADLCIYTNQNHLIETLE
- a CDS encoding flagellar brake protein, translated to MAMTTITASELLTDRPVEWDVFDPDGTLLLAKGSILDAEAKKTLLKRGAVRAVDAEIGKLLETIEKPSPASSAAPQKSVRMLLSETAIQPGDTIYLDRNLDGSRITASLIGYLKGRSVIITVPADERGAIFLKEGESVFAKVFSGKHVVAFPSSVLAVVLKPFPHLHLNYPAEVTGIVVRRSERVGVRLIAAIETANEKAAGIVMDLSTGGLSFASRFASLKPGIGVLCNFKLTLSDSVYLMSLRAVVRTVYPGQPDVLDGAPRYGAQFMEMSAEDTLIIGLFVRQQLVAARAAAA
- the hslU gene encoding ATP-dependent protease ATPase subunit HslU, coding for MTQMTPAEIVSELDKHIVGQDRAKRAVAIALRNRWRRSQVAEPLRSEITPKNILMIGPTGVGKTEIARRLARLANAPFIKVEATKFTEVGYVGRDVDTIIRDLAETAVKDERERAMKAVRERALDAAEDRILDVLLPAARVGAEMTAPVEASSTRQKFRKKLREGELDEKEIEIEVAMPIASMEILAPPGMEDLTQQLQGMFQSLSGGKRRTRKMKIRDALKALADEEAARLINDEEVKSRAIRNVEHNGIVFLDEMDKIASRSETHGADVSRQGVQRDLLPLVEGTTVSTKYGMIKTDHILFIASGAFHFAKPSDLIPELQGRFPIRVELDSLSVEDFERILTQTDACLTRQYEALLATEGVALEFTADGIRRLAEIAFEVNERTENIGARRLYTVMEKLLEEVSFAATTGTVTIDGGYVEQRLAELARREDLSRYVL